One part of the Algibacter sp. L1A34 genome encodes these proteins:
- the aspS gene encoding aspartate--tRNA ligase: MYRSHNCGELTATHINTEVTLSGWVQKSRDKGFIVWVDLRDRYGITQLVFDEERTSKDLIEQAQNLGREFVIQVKGTVIERASKNSKIPTGDIEILVSELKILNESILPPFTIEDKTDGGEDIRMKYRYLDIRRNPVKNSLIFRSKVSQEVRNYLSKEGFIEVETPYLIKSTPEGARDFVVPSRMNAGEFYALPQSPQTFKQLLMVGGMDKYFQIVKCFRDEDLRADRQPEFTQIDCEMAFVDQEDILNVFEGLTRHLLKEVNGVDVEKFPRMLYDDAMRLYGNDKPDIRFGMEFGELNAVTQHKEFGVFNNAELVVGIAVPGGNSYTRKEIDKLIDWIKRPQVGALGMIYSRCNDDGSFKSSVDKFYDQDDLAKWAEVTGAKPGDLVCVLSGDKNKVRAQLSALRMELAERLGLRDPKVFAPLWVIDFPLLELDEETGHYHAMHHPFTSPKPGQIELLDSNPGEVKANAYDLVLNGNEIGGGSIRIHDKETQAIMFKHLGFSEEEAKAQFGFLMDAFQYGAPPHGGLAFGLDRLVAILGGQETIRDFIAFPKNNSGRDVMIDAPAPIDDKQLTELSLKLNLKS; encoded by the coding sequence ATGTACAGAAGTCATAATTGCGGCGAATTAACAGCCACACATATTAATACAGAAGTAACCCTATCTGGTTGGGTTCAAAAATCTAGAGATAAAGGTTTTATTGTTTGGGTCGATTTACGCGACCGTTACGGTATTACTCAATTGGTTTTTGATGAAGAACGCACCAGTAAAGACTTAATAGAACAAGCTCAAAACTTAGGCCGCGAGTTTGTAATCCAAGTTAAAGGAACGGTTATTGAACGCGCTTCAAAAAACTCAAAAATACCAACAGGAGATATAGAAATATTAGTTTCCGAACTAAAAATTCTAAACGAATCAATATTACCTCCATTTACTATTGAAGATAAAACTGATGGTGGTGAGGATATTAGAATGAAATATCGCTATTTAGATATTCGTCGTAATCCGGTAAAAAATAGTTTAATTTTTAGATCGAAAGTTTCTCAAGAAGTTAGAAATTATCTTTCTAAAGAAGGTTTTATCGAAGTTGAAACGCCTTATTTAATAAAGTCAACTCCAGAAGGCGCGAGAGATTTTGTAGTACCTTCTCGTATGAATGCCGGTGAATTTTACGCCCTTCCACAATCGCCTCAAACCTTTAAGCAATTGCTTATGGTTGGTGGTATGGATAAGTATTTTCAAATTGTAAAATGCTTTAGAGATGAAGATTTACGTGCCGACCGTCAGCCAGAATTTACACAAATAGATTGTGAAATGGCCTTTGTTGACCAAGAAGATATTTTAAATGTTTTTGAAGGTTTAACCCGTCATTTATTAAAAGAAGTGAACGGTGTAGATGTTGAAAAATTCCCAAGAATGCTTTACGATGATGCCATGCGTTTATACGGAAACGATAAACCAGACATCCGTTTTGGGATGGAATTTGGTGAATTAAACGCGGTAACACAACATAAAGAATTTGGTGTTTTTAATAATGCAGAATTGGTTGTGGGTATTGCAGTGCCAGGTGGAAATAGCTACACAAGAAAAGAAATTGATAAACTAATAGATTGGATTAAGCGTCCTCAAGTTGGTGCTTTAGGCATGATTTACTCACGTTGTAATGACGATGGAAGCTTCAAATCTTCAGTAGATAAATTTTACGATCAAGACGATTTAGCAAAATGGGCAGAAGTTACGGGTGCCAAACCAGGCGACTTAGTTTGTGTGCTTTCTGGAGATAAAAACAAAGTACGCGCGCAATTAAGTGCTTTGCGTATGGAATTAGCAGAGCGTTTAGGATTGCGTGATCCGAAGGTATTTGCTCCACTTTGGGTTATCGACTTCCCTCTTTTAGAATTAGATGAAGAAACCGGACATTACCACGCCATGCATCATCCTTTTACATCACCAAAACCAGGGCAAATAGAATTATTAGATTCTAACCCAGGTGAAGTAAAAGCCAATGCATACGATTTAGTTTTAAACGGAAACGAAATTGGAGGCGGTTCTATTCGTATTCACGATAAAGAAACCCAAGCCATTATGTTTAAACATTTAGGTTTTTCTGAAGAAGAAGCAAAAGCACAATTTGGCTTTTTAATGGATGCCTTTCAATACGGAGCGCCACCTCACGGCGGTTTAGCTTTTGGATTAGACAGATTGGTTGCCATATTAGGAGGCCAAGAAACTATTCGAGATTTTATTGCATTTCCAAAAAACAATTCAGGACGCGATGTTATGATTGATGCTCCTGCTCCTATTGACGATAAACAATTAACAGAGTTAAGCTTAAAACTTAACTTAAAATCATAA
- a CDS encoding TonB-dependent receptor, which yields MSRILNTKWLMLLLFLGAPFSILAQQVSGVVRDDSGTLPGVSVVVQGTATGTTTDFDGKYAINAGKGAVLVFSYVGYETQENAVTGNKMNVTMQSGVALDAVVLTGNRAKPRTILDSPVPIDNIGLEEMRKTGQPTIDKMLTYKVPSFNSTTQTISDATAHFDPADLRGLGPSRTLVLVNGKRKNQSALVYINDTPGKGEVGVDLKSIPAAAIERIEVLRDGASAQYGSDAIAGVINMVLKKNVEYTTVNVKSGVTTEGDGFNYGIDLNTGLSGENGGYLNVTAGYYEQKKTNRPGSPGTDVLIGVGADDPTWGSWLADNPDLGMNVGQPEQKTLDLFFNAGIPFKNDSGEFYTFGGVTSRQGKSFALYRAPYWVGDPYNLLHESGSDYNGFQPTFETDILDNNLTAGVKWKLFNFDVDFSGTYGRNRIDYDVNNTLNPDLGANSPTEFGVGGYTFSNSLANLDFSRSLGQLNIAFGAEIKQENFSARAGDPASYYNPTGNGNAQSFPGLQPSNAVRADRHNYGVYGDLEWEPTDALLIGGAIRYEDFSDFGDNVSWKVSGRYSLGDKGALRASYSTGFRAPSLHQIYLSNVQTLVSGGSISNQGTFNNVDPIIREDLGVPQLTAETSKNISAGITYKIKPNLSVSADFYNVKVDDRVLFTGEIGFDGDASSINPVETVLIANSITSLKFFVNAVNTNTSGVDLVVNYTNIELGKGILNAALAANFNETTIEGEIDTPPIFAANGYDIFNRKEQSRITSSRPKSKVLLGLDYNISKWNFILNNTYFGEVSWQHSNNGLNGADFGDGPLPLDDAAYDQTFAGKVITDLIIGYEFSEKVSANISVNNLLNVYPDEIDTKGDFVTDLGGRFKYPWEVNQFGFNGTVLNASIAFKF from the coding sequence ATGAGTAGAATTTTAAACACAAAATGGTTGATGTTGCTATTGTTTTTAGGAGCCCCTTTTTCTATACTTGCACAGCAAGTATCAGGTGTTGTTAGGGATGACTCTGGCACATTGCCGGGCGTATCCGTTGTTGTGCAGGGGACTGCTACAGGAACCACAACAGATTTTGATGGAAAGTATGCTATTAATGCTGGTAAAGGTGCTGTTTTAGTATTTTCTTATGTGGGATATGAAACTCAAGAAAATGCCGTTACCGGAAATAAAATGAATGTAACCATGCAATCGGGAGTTGCCTTAGATGCTGTGGTTTTAACAGGAAACAGGGCGAAGCCAAGAACAATATTAGATTCTCCTGTGCCTATAGATAATATTGGGTTAGAGGAAATGAGAAAAACAGGACAACCTACAATAGATAAAATGTTGACTTACAAAGTACCATCATTTAACTCTACAACTCAAACCATATCTGATGCAACAGCTCATTTTGATCCAGCAGATTTACGTGGTTTAGGACCAAGTAGAACGTTGGTTTTGGTAAATGGAAAGCGTAAAAACCAAAGTGCCTTAGTTTATATAAACGATACGCCGGGAAAAGGTGAGGTAGGTGTAGATTTAAAAAGTATTCCTGCCGCAGCTATTGAACGTATTGAGGTTTTACGTGATGGTGCTTCTGCTCAGTACGGATCGGATGCGATAGCAGGTGTGATTAACATGGTGCTAAAAAAGAATGTAGAATACACTACGGTAAATGTAAAATCGGGTGTAACTACGGAAGGTGATGGTTTTAATTATGGAATTGATTTAAATACAGGGTTGTCGGGTGAAAACGGTGGTTATTTAAATGTGACTGCTGGGTATTATGAACAAAAAAAAACAAATAGACCAGGAAGTCCTGGCACAGATGTTTTAATAGGTGTGGGGGCCGATGATCCAACATGGGGATCGTGGTTAGCTGATAATCCAGATTTAGGTATGAATGTTGGGCAACCAGAACAAAAAACACTTGATTTGTTTTTTAATGCGGGAATTCCTTTTAAAAATGATTCGGGTGAGTTTTATACGTTTGGTGGAGTAACCTCTAGACAAGGAAAAAGTTTTGCGTTATACAGAGCACCTTACTGGGTTGGGGATCCATATAATTTATTGCATGAATCTGGTTCGGATTATAATGGTTTTCAACCAACTTTTGAAACAGATATTTTGGATAATAACTTAACAGCCGGAGTAAAATGGAAACTATTTAATTTTGATGTTGATTTTAGTGGAACTTACGGGAGAAACAGAATTGATTACGATGTGAACAACACGTTAAATCCAGATTTAGGAGCAAACAGTCCAACTGAGTTTGGTGTTGGAGGATATACGTTTAGTAACTCGTTGGCTAATCTAGATTTTTCAAGAAGTTTAGGGCAACTTAATATTGCTTTTGGAGCAGAAATTAAACAAGAAAATTTTTCTGCAAGAGCAGGAGACCCAGCGTCTTATTATAACCCTACAGGAAATGGTAATGCACAATCTTTTCCTGGTTTACAACCTTCTAATGCTGTGCGCGCCGATAGACATAATTATGGTGTTTATGGAGATTTAGAATGGGAACCAACCGATGCTTTATTGATTGGTGGCGCTATTCGTTACGAAGATTTTAGTGATTTTGGAGATAATGTTTCATGGAAGGTTAGTGGGCGTTATTCTTTAGGAGATAAAGGGGCGTTAAGAGCTTCTTATAGTACAGGGTTTAGAGCACCATCGTTACATCAAATATATTTAAGTAATGTGCAAACTTTGGTTTCTGGAGGTAGTATTTCAAACCAAGGAACATTTAATAATGTAGATCCTATTATTAGAGAAGATTTAGGTGTGCCTCAGCTTACTGCGGAAACATCTAAAAATATTTCAGCCGGTATTACTTATAAAATTAAGCCTAATTTATCGGTTTCGGCAGATTTCTATAATGTAAAAGTAGACGATCGTGTTTTGTTTACAGGAGAAATTGGTTTCGACGGGGATGCCTCATCAATAAACCCTGTGGAAACTGTATTAATTGCTAATTCTATTACTAGTTTAAAGTTTTTCGTGAATGCAGTAAATACAAATACCTCAGGTGTTGATTTAGTTGTTAACTATACTAATATCGAATTAGGTAAAGGTATTTTGAATGCAGCTTTAGCTGCTAATTTTAACGAAACTACAATTGAAGGAGAGATTGATACACCTCCTATATTTGCTGCAAACGGTTATGATATTTTTAATAGAAAGGAGCAATCTAGAATTACTTCATCTAGACCTAAGTCTAAAGTGTTATTAGGTTTGGATTATAATATAAGTAAATGGAATTTTATATTGAACAATACTTATTTTGGAGAGGTTAGCTGGCAACATTCTAACAATGGTTTAAATGGAGCAGATTTTGGAGATGGACCATTGCCTTTAGATGATGCTGCTTACGATCAAACTTTTGCTGGTAAAGTAATTACAGATTTAATTATTGGTTATGAGTTTAGCGAAAAGGTTTCGGCTAATATTTCGGTAAATAACTTACTTAATGTTTATCCAGATGAAATAGATACAAAAGGTGATTTTGTTACGGATCTTGGTGGGCGTTTTAAATATCCTTGGGAAGTAAATCAATTTGGATTTAATGGAACGGTTTTAAATGCGAGTATAGCGTTTAAGTTTTAG
- a CDS encoding TonB-dependent receptor → MIKILHLKCLMFLFFIGLSGEAIAQEVSGTVTDDSGALPGVSVIVKGTSTGTTTDFDGKYTISASKGAILVFSYVGYETQDKKVHGHVVNATMQSGVALNEVVLIGSRNKSRTSIDTPVPVDVIDMSEIATSGPQTTITEILNYVAPSFTSTTQTVSDGTDHVDPASLRGLGPDQVLVLINGKRRHKSSLVNVNGTVGTGTVGTDMNSIPTASIERIEVLRDGAAAQYGSDAIAGVINLVLKKATNELTLNVNSGANMSKHSNQYNDGGTDGEKFQLDANYGLDLGDNGGYINFTGSLSTRGATNRSDSMGQPIYTMFDIATRTLGYDAAYAMDPSDLANYVAGLDPTLQAVYDSGVIAGDSFLDIISSDSATFIGDTSNAAPISDYELAQRGLTRDDFRMKVGQSKLRSGQFMMNMEIPLDDNGSAIYSFGGMSFRDGSAAGFYRRPAYTDGRANTEAFPNGFLPHIASRVIDKSIAAGIKGKIGDWDIDFSNTYGVNSFDFTIKNTVNATLGASSPTEFEAGGFSFAQNTTNFDLSNFYEDTFEGLNVAFGAEYRLENYQLVAGEEASYSKYDTNGEIVTNYTDPSNLVTSYFGEGVPGGAQVFPGYRPENEVDQNRNSFAAYVDLEADFTEAFLLSAALRYENFNDFGKTFNWKLSSRYKLSENTAIRAAISTGFRAPDLHQIYFNATATQFVGGIPIEQGTFANNSRLADLLLIPELEEETSFNASLGFTAKIPSAGLKITIDGYIVNVDDRVGITRSYTPSTTEQQAIFDAAAAGAAKFFTNGYDTESRGLDIVIDHKTSIGTNGTLNNILSGTFSKTEVKNVKSILGTEILDETLKGYIEDAMPRAKVNLTNNYSNGDWNFMLRNVYFGSVNDPDFRGSATPVTYGEKIITDLSLTYNFSDNLKLTAGANNLLDVYPDEVPFEGSQYGDQFIFSRRTSQFGFNGRYVFGRLTFTLK, encoded by the coding sequence ATGATTAAAATTCTACATTTAAAATGTCTGATGTTTCTATTTTTTATAGGTTTATCAGGAGAGGCAATAGCCCAAGAAGTTTCAGGAACTGTAACGGATGATTCTGGTGCCTTACCAGGAGTTTCTGTAATTGTAAAAGGTACCTCAACAGGTACAACCACAGATTTTGACGGAAAGTACACTATAAGTGCGAGTAAAGGCGCTATTTTGGTGTTTTCATACGTTGGTTATGAAACACAAGATAAAAAAGTTCATGGACATGTCGTGAACGCAACCATGCAATCTGGTGTAGCATTAAATGAGGTTGTTTTAATTGGTTCTAGAAATAAGTCTAGAACTTCAATTGATACCCCAGTACCGGTGGATGTTATTGATATGTCTGAGATTGCTACATCTGGACCTCAAACAACAATAACTGAAATTTTAAATTATGTTGCTCCGTCGTTTACATCAACAACTCAAACTGTTTCAGATGGAACAGATCATGTGGATCCGGCGTCATTAAGAGGTTTAGGGCCAGATCAAGTTTTAGTTCTAATTAATGGAAAAAGAAGACACAAATCTTCATTAGTAAATGTAAATGGTACTGTTGGAACGGGTACTGTTGGAACAGATATGAACTCAATTCCTACTGCTTCAATAGAAAGAATAGAAGTTTTAAGAGATGGCGCAGCAGCTCAATATGGATCTGATGCCATTGCTGGTGTTATTAACCTTGTTCTTAAAAAAGCAACGAATGAATTAACCTTAAATGTTAACTCGGGTGCAAATATGAGTAAGCATTCTAATCAGTATAATGATGGAGGTACAGATGGAGAAAAATTCCAGTTAGATGCTAACTATGGTTTAGACTTAGGAGATAATGGAGGTTATATTAATTTTACGGGGTCTTTAAGTACAAGAGGAGCAACCAATAGAAGTGATTCAATGGGACAGCCTATTTATACTATGTTTGATATTGCAACAAGAACATTAGGATATGATGCGGCTTATGCTATGGATCCTAGTGATTTAGCTAATTACGTGGCTGGATTAGATCCAACATTACAAGCTGTTTATGATAGCGGTGTTATTGCGGGCGATTCTTTTTTAGATATTATTAGTTCGGATTCTGCAACTTTTATTGGTGATACATCAAATGCAGCTCCAATTTCAGATTACGAATTAGCGCAACGTGGTTTAACACGTGATGATTTTAGAATGAAAGTTGGACAATCTAAATTAAGAAGTGGACAATTTATGATGAATATGGAGATTCCTTTAGATGATAATGGCTCTGCTATTTATTCTTTTGGAGGCATGAGCTTTAGAGATGGTTCGGCGGCAGGTTTTTATAGAAGACCAGCTTATACAGATGGTAGAGCTAATACTGAAGCTTTTCCGAATGGGTTTTTACCGCATATAGCTTCCCGTGTTATAGATAAATCTATAGCTGCTGGTATTAAAGGTAAAATAGGTGATTGGGATATAGATTTCTCTAACACTTATGGTGTGAATAGTTTCGATTTCACCATTAAAAACACGGTTAATGCAACTTTAGGAGCTTCTTCTCCAACAGAATTTGAAGCTGGTGGCTTTTCATTTGCGCAAAACACTACAAATTTTGATTTGTCAAATTTTTATGAAGATACTTTTGAAGGTTTAAATGTAGCTTTTGGTGCTGAATATAGGCTTGAAAATTATCAATTAGTTGCTGGTGAAGAGGCTTCGTATTCAAAATATGATACAAATGGAGAAATTGTTACAAACTACACAGACCCGAGTAATCTTGTAACCAGTTATTTTGGTGAAGGTGTTCCTGGTGGAGCTCAGGTTTTTCCTGGATATAGACCAGAAAATGAAGTAGATCAAAATAGAAATAGTTTTGCTGCTTATGTTGATTTAGAAGCAGATTTTACAGAAGCTTTTTTATTGAGTGCAGCATTGCGTTACGAGAATTTTAATGATTTTGGAAAAACCTTTAACTGGAAGTTGTCTTCTAGATATAAATTATCTGAGAATACGGCAATTCGTGCAGCAATAAGTACTGGATTTAGAGCTCCAGATTTACATCAAATTTATTTTAATGCTACAGCAACACAATTTGTTGGAGGTATTCCAATTGAGCAAGGGACTTTTGCAAACAATAGTAGATTGGCTGATTTGTTGTTAATACCTGAGTTGGAAGAGGAAACTTCATTTAATGCAAGTTTAGGGTTTACTGCAAAAATACCGAGTGCTGGTTTAAAAATTACTATCGACGGTTATATTGTAAATGTTGATGATAGAGTAGGTATAACAAGAAGTTATACACCATCCACAACGGAGCAACAAGCAATTTTTGATGCTGCGGCTGCTGGTGCTGCTAAATTTTTTACCAATGGTTATGATACGGAGTCTAGAGGGCTAGATATTGTAATAGATCATAAAACTAGTATTGGTACAAATGGGACTTTAAATAATATATTATCTGGAACATTTTCTAAAACTGAAGTGAAGAATGTTAAATCTATTCTTGGAACAGAAATTTTAGATGAAACCCTTAAAGGGTATATTGAAGATGCTATGCCTAGAGCTAAAGTGAATTTGACAAATAATTATTCGAATGGTGATTGGAATTTTATGTTGCGTAATGTGTATTTTGGTTCTGTAAACGATCCGGATTTTAGAGGATCCGCTACTCCAGTTACATATGGCGAAAAAATTATTACCGATTTATCTTTAACATATAATTTCTCGGATAATTTAAAACTTACAGCAGGTGCAAATAACCTGTTGGACGTTTATCCAGACGAAGTTCCTTTTGAAGGTTCTCAATACGGAGATCAATTTATTTTCTCTCGTAGAACTTCTCAATTTGGTTTTAATGGACGTTATGTTTTTGGTAGATTAACGTTTACTTTAAAATAA